In one window of Meiothermus sp. DNA:
- the ccmA gene encoding heme ABC exporter ATP-binding protein CcmA: MVSVEQVSRRFGNLVALDKVSLQVRPGEVFGLLGPNGSGKTTLIRILSGVLLPSAGGALVAGLDVRRNPEQVKAAIGYATQEASVYRDLTVRENLEFRARLYLDARAVPYAVEETIRRFGLQDFAHQLAGALSGGWRQRLALAQAVVHGPQVVFLDEPTTGLDPVSRRIIWDLIHQEAARGAVVLVTTHYMDEAERCHRLALLFGGQVIAQGTPHELEQLALQSAQVVYSETSLPLEQIRSLPGVLDGWPSGNGVRLILDKQATPPLPLQTVYPNLEDVFIILTRQKGGAA, encoded by the coding sequence GTGGTCAGCGTTGAGCAGGTCTCGAGGCGGTTTGGCAACCTGGTGGCCCTGGACAAGGTGAGCTTGCAGGTGCGTCCCGGCGAGGTGTTTGGCCTGCTGGGCCCCAACGGTTCGGGCAAAACCACCCTCATCCGCATCCTGAGCGGGGTCTTGCTGCCCAGCGCCGGCGGGGCCCTGGTGGCCGGGCTGGACGTGCGCCGCAACCCCGAACAGGTCAAGGCCGCCATCGGCTATGCCACCCAGGAAGCCAGCGTCTACCGCGACCTCACGGTGCGGGAGAACCTGGAGTTCCGCGCCCGGCTCTACCTGGACGCCAGAGCCGTACCCTACGCAGTTGAGGAGACCATTCGGCGCTTTGGCTTGCAGGATTTCGCCCACCAGCTGGCCGGGGCCCTCTCGGGAGGGTGGCGGCAACGGCTGGCCCTGGCGCAGGCGGTGGTACACGGGCCCCAGGTGGTGTTTCTGGACGAGCCCACCACCGGCCTCGATCCGGTCTCGCGTCGCATCATCTGGGATCTGATTCACCAGGAAGCCGCTCGAGGCGCTGTGGTGCTGGTCACCACCCACTACATGGACGAGGCCGAGCGCTGCCACCGGCTGGCGCTGCTCTTTGGCGGCCAGGTGATTGCCCAGGGAACCCCCCACGAACTCGAGCAGCTGGCCCTGCAAAGTGCCCAGGTGGTCTACAGCGAGACCAGCTTGCCCCTGGAACAAATTCGCTCCCTGCCCGGTGTGCTGGATGGTTGGCCCAGCGGCAACGGGGTGCGGCTGATTTTGGATAAACAGGCCACCCCGCCCCTACCCCTCCAAACCGTGTACCCCAACCTGGAAGACGTGTTTATCATCCTGACTCGCCAAAAAGGAGGTGCAGCGTGA
- a CDS encoding TetR/AcrR family transcriptional regulator produces the protein MYLLSSFEEADATRTTLMRSGLELLAEKGYKGATTREIAARAGVSEVTLFRQFGSKEALLHEAVQKLHPPVEQVLPRLSGNLEADLLYLTERYLQMLEANQGLLVRLLPELARHPELRGETGPLGLRKAMSRVFEFFAELQKQACLRAEETPSQAAIALLGPLFARVLMLGAMGIQPPFDLQAHVRGFLEGRQRGQR, from the coding sequence ATGTACTTACTTTCAAGCTTTGAGGAGGCCGACGCCACCCGCACAACCTTGATGCGTTCGGGGCTGGAGCTCCTAGCGGAAAAGGGCTACAAAGGCGCCACCACCCGCGAAATCGCGGCCCGGGCTGGGGTCTCCGAGGTCACGCTGTTTCGGCAGTTTGGTAGCAAGGAAGCCCTGTTGCACGAGGCCGTGCAGAAGTTACACCCTCCGGTAGAGCAGGTCTTGCCCCGGCTTTCGGGCAACCTCGAGGCCGACCTGCTGTACCTGACCGAGCGCTACCTGCAGATGCTCGAGGCCAACCAGGGTTTGCTGGTACGCTTGCTGCCCGAGCTGGCCCGTCACCCCGAGCTGCGCGGCGAAACCGGGCCCCTGGGTTTGCGCAAGGCCATGTCGAGGGTGTTCGAATTTTTTGCCGAGCTGCAAAAACAAGCCTGTCTGCGTGCGGAGGAGACCCCTTCACAAGCAGCCATAGCGCTGCTGGGACCGCTTTTTGCCCGGGTGTTGATGTTGGGGGCCATGGGGATTCAGCCCCCGTTCGATTTGCAGGCCCACGTGCGGGGTTTTCTGGAAGGGAGGCAGCGTGGTCAGCGTTGA
- a CDS encoding inorganic diphosphatase — translation MANLKNLPVGKKAPEIVHMVIEVPRGSSNKYEYDPDLEAIKLDRVLPTAQFYPGDYGFIPSTLAEDGDPLDGVILSTYPLLPGVVVDVRVVGMVDMQDEKGGDAKIIGVVAEDPRWDYIQNLNDVPTAFKQEIQNFFETYKALEAHKGKWVKVSGWKDKAGAVAEVQACIERFKEVKDR, via the coding sequence ATGGCGAATCTCAAGAACCTGCCTGTTGGTAAAAAGGCCCCCGAAATTGTCCATATGGTCATCGAAGTGCCGCGTGGTTCTTCCAACAAGTACGAGTACGACCCCGACCTCGAGGCCATCAAGCTCGACCGAGTGCTGCCCACGGCCCAGTTTTATCCGGGCGACTACGGCTTTATTCCCTCCACCCTGGCCGAGGACGGCGACCCCCTCGATGGCGTCATCCTCTCCACCTACCCCCTCTTGCCCGGCGTGGTGGTCGATGTGCGGGTGGTGGGCATGGTGGATATGCAAGACGAAAAGGGCGGGGATGCCAAAATTATCGGGGTGGTGGCCGAAGACCCGCGCTGGGACTATATCCAGAACCTGAACGACGTGCCTACCGCCTTTAAGCAGGAAATCCAGAATTTCTTCGAGACCTACAAGGCCCTGGAGGCCCACAAGGGCAAGTGGGTCAAGGTTTCGGGCTGGAAAGACAAGGCCGGTGCAGTGGCCGAGGTGCAGGCCTGTATCGAGCGCTTCAAAGAGGTCAAAGATCGCTAG
- the moaA gene encoding GTP 3',8-cyclase MoaA produces the protein MQHGVITVKLIDNYGRIIKDLRLSVTPRCNLHCLYCHPLGWEQSEPPGTISVEDTHHFLQAMQMLGLESVRFTGGEPLVRKELPQMIAVAKELGIQDIAITTNGLLFARKAKELMNAGLKRINLSMDAVTPEVFKAMTRGGQVEKVWDAIETAWALGLHPVKINAVMIRGMNDDEVIPLASLSLDKPLEVRFLEYMHLDNSNPQLYQQRFIAGAETRARIEAHFGPLEKVENDPTAPARVYRIPGAVGTVGFINPVTEAFCSKCSRLRLTADKKLRPCLLTDLEMDIAWAFEAPNPVEALVDAILLATDRKPAFGNTLPTLRERVMVGIGG, from the coding sequence ATGCAACACGGGGTCATCACAGTGAAGCTGATTGATAACTACGGACGCATCATCAAAGACCTTCGGCTTTCGGTTACGCCGCGCTGCAACCTGCACTGCCTGTACTGTCATCCGCTAGGCTGGGAGCAGTCCGAGCCCCCGGGCACCATCTCGGTCGAGGATACCCACCACTTCCTGCAGGCCATGCAGATGCTGGGCCTGGAGTCGGTGCGCTTTACCGGAGGCGAGCCGCTGGTGCGCAAGGAGCTGCCGCAGATGATTGCCGTGGCAAAAGAGCTGGGTATCCAGGACATTGCCATTACCACCAATGGGCTTCTGTTTGCCCGCAAAGCCAAAGAACTGATGAACGCCGGTCTCAAGCGGATAAATCTCTCGATGGACGCCGTGACCCCCGAGGTCTTCAAAGCCATGACCCGAGGTGGGCAGGTCGAGAAGGTCTGGGACGCCATCGAGACCGCCTGGGCGCTGGGGTTGCATCCGGTGAAAATCAACGCGGTGATGATCCGGGGTATGAACGACGACGAGGTGATCCCCCTGGCTTCACTCTCGCTGGACAAGCCGCTGGAGGTGCGCTTTCTGGAGTATATGCACCTCGATAACTCCAACCCCCAGCTTTACCAGCAGCGCTTCATCGCCGGGGCCGAGACCAGGGCCAGAATCGAGGCCCACTTCGGCCCATTGGAAAAGGTAGAAAACGACCCCACCGCCCCGGCCCGGGTTTACCGTATTCCCGGTGCGGTGGGTACAGTGGGCTTTATTAACCCGGTCACCGAGGCTTTTTGCTCCAAGTGCTCCCGCTTGCGCCTCACGGCCGATAAGAAACTAAGGCCTTGCCTGCTGACCGACCTGGAAATGGACATCGCCTGGGCCTTCGAGGCCCCCAACCCTGTTGAAGCTCTGGTAGATGCCATTCTGCTGGCCACCGACCGTAAGCCTGCTTTTGGCAACACCCTCCCCACTTTACGCGAGCGGGTTATGGTGGGGATTGGGGGGTAA
- a CDS encoding thiol-disulfide oxidoreductase DCC family protein, producing MKVIVLFDGLCNLCNSTVQFIIRHDPSGRFGFASQQSEIGQKLLAQHNISTAQALADSVVVLEGDKVWLESDAVFHILYRLGGIWSIPAVLWFLPKRLRDWAYRRVAKHRYRIFGKREHCMVPTPELKQRFLDV from the coding sequence ATGAAGGTCATCGTGTTGTTTGATGGGCTGTGCAATCTCTGCAACAGCACGGTGCAGTTCATCATTCGCCACGATCCTTCGGGGCGTTTCGGGTTCGCCTCGCAGCAGTCCGAGATTGGGCAGAAATTGCTCGCGCAGCACAATATCTCAACTGCGCAGGCCCTAGCGGATAGTGTGGTGGTACTGGAAGGCGATAAGGTCTGGCTCGAGTCGGACGCGGTGTTTCACATCCTCTACCGGCTGGGTGGCATCTGGAGCATCCCGGCGGTGCTGTGGTTTTTACCCAAGCGGCTGCGGGACTGGGCCTACCGCAGGGTAGCGAAGCACCGCTACCGCATTTTCGGCAAACGTGAGCATTGCATGGTGCCCACTCCAGAACTCAAACAGCGCTTCCTGGACGTGTAA
- a CDS encoding patatin-like phospholipase family protein translates to MADYKRFGLALGGGGARGYAHIGVMRVLEREGFKPSVIAGTSMGSLMGAMFASGHTADEVQEVLSQVSFWRFLDWNPLSDMLNYSELVRFLEPHIPRQMEDFPIPLGITATDLITGAEVYFRQGDVFQAIRASIAYPGAINPIWVGNQLLADGGILNQIPVDLVRFLGAERVIAVDVTPLEVLREQPHKKSWWEQIFRRGIDANPIQNVYRAVEIMQIRLAEVKLAVSRPDLVLRPKLEGIGLFSFQQLEQAIQDGEAAALGKLEEIQALLTTEA, encoded by the coding sequence ATGGCCGATTATAAACGCTTTGGCCTGGCCCTGGGGGGTGGAGGGGCCAGGGGGTACGCCCACATTGGGGTGATGCGGGTCCTGGAGCGCGAGGGCTTTAAGCCCAGCGTGATTGCCGGCACCAGCATGGGCAGCCTGATGGGGGCCATGTTTGCCAGTGGGCACACCGCCGATGAGGTGCAGGAAGTGCTCTCCCAGGTATCTTTCTGGCGTTTTCTGGACTGGAACCCCCTGAGCGATATGCTCAACTACAGCGAGCTGGTGCGATTCTTGGAGCCCCATATCCCCCGCCAGATGGAGGATTTTCCCATTCCTCTGGGCATCACCGCCACCGACCTGATCACCGGCGCCGAGGTCTATTTTCGCCAGGGCGATGTGTTCCAGGCCATTCGGGCTTCCATTGCCTATCCGGGGGCCATCAATCCCATCTGGGTGGGAAACCAACTTTTGGCCGACGGGGGCATCCTGAACCAGATTCCGGTAGATCTGGTGCGCTTTTTGGGTGCCGAGCGGGTGATTGCGGTGGACGTGACCCCCCTCGAGGTTCTGCGCGAACAGCCCCACAAGAAAAGCTGGTGGGAACAGATTTTTCGCCGTGGTATTGATGCCAACCCCATCCAGAACGTGTACCGCGCCGTCGAGATCATGCAGATTCGGCTGGCCGAGGTCAAGCTGGCGGTATCGCGCCCCGACCTGGTGCTGCGGCCCAAGCTCGAGGGCATCGGGCTCTTCAGCTTCCAGCAGTTGGAGCAGGCCATCCAGGATGGGGAAGCGGCGGCCTTAGGCAAGCTCGAGGAGATTCAAGCGCTGCTTACTACCGAGGCTTGA
- a CDS encoding quinone-dependent dihydroorotate dehydrogenase, whose product MYELFKPWLFRQDPETIHERVMHGLAWLGQRGPTLELMRRLCAVQDERLAVTAFGLRFPNPIGLAAGFDKNAVAVRAWAALGFGHVEIGSVTALPQPGNDKPRLFRLPQDQALINRMGFNNEGAEAIAARLKHLQQTFGKLTVPIGINLGKSKATPLEEAPKDYLQSLSILWPYGDYFVVNVSSPNTPGLRALQDKDRLEELLAALVGFVQGRKPLLLKIAPDLTWAQIDQILALVEQYRLSGLIATNTTTSRAGLTTPTDEAGGLSGKPLRARSLEVLRYLHTRLQGRLPIISVGGIFSAEDVWERLAGGATLVQVYTGLVYEGPFMAKKLCRGLLQRLEQEGMSRLQERIPDSVDSLPLGKESTRPKGVL is encoded by the coding sequence GTGTACGAACTATTCAAACCCTGGTTGTTTCGCCAGGATCCCGAGACCATTCACGAACGGGTGATGCACGGCCTGGCCTGGCTGGGACAGCGGGGGCCTACCCTCGAGCTCATGCGTCGGCTCTGCGCGGTGCAGGACGAGCGCCTCGCAGTCACGGCCTTTGGCCTGCGCTTCCCCAACCCCATCGGACTGGCGGCGGGCTTCGACAAAAACGCGGTGGCGGTACGGGCCTGGGCGGCGCTGGGGTTTGGGCATGTGGAAATCGGCTCGGTAACGGCACTGCCCCAACCAGGCAACGATAAGCCTCGCCTTTTTCGGCTGCCCCAGGACCAGGCCCTCATCAACCGCATGGGCTTTAACAACGAGGGGGCCGAGGCCATTGCCGCTCGGCTGAAGCACTTGCAGCAAACCTTCGGCAAGCTCACGGTGCCCATAGGCATCAACCTGGGGAAGTCGAAAGCAACCCCTTTGGAAGAAGCGCCAAAGGACTACCTGCAAAGCCTCTCTATCCTCTGGCCCTATGGCGATTACTTTGTCGTTAACGTCAGCTCTCCCAACACGCCGGGGCTTAGGGCCTTGCAGGACAAAGACCGGCTGGAAGAGCTGCTTGCGGCGCTTGTGGGCTTTGTCCAGGGCCGCAAACCCCTGCTGCTCAAAATTGCCCCCGACCTAACCTGGGCGCAGATAGACCAGATTCTGGCGCTGGTGGAACAGTACCGGCTTTCCGGGCTGATTGCTACCAACACCACCACCAGCCGCGCAGGGCTGACTACGCCCACAGACGAGGCCGGCGGGCTGTCGGGCAAGCCGCTGCGAGCGCGTTCGCTCGAGGTGCTCCGGTACCTGCACACAAGGCTACAGGGCCGTTTGCCCATTATCTCGGTGGGGGGCATCTTCAGCGCTGAGGACGTGTGGGAGCGGCTTGCAGGCGGGGCCACGCTGGTACAGGTGTACACTGGCTTGGTCTACGAGGGGCCTTTTATGGCGAAAAAGCTGTGCCGGGGGTTGCTACAAAGACTGGAGCAGGAAGGGATGAGCCGCCTACAAGAACGCATACCAGATTCGGTTGATTCGTTACCGTTGGGTAAAGAATCAACCCGACCGAAGGGAGTGCTCTAG
- a CDS encoding acyl-CoA dehydrogenase family protein, which translates to MIADRPRDLWFELDSEERQIIGALRDFLQAEVAPTATERDQTGAFPFEIVKKLGEMGVMGAQVPEQYGGAGLSTRVFARIIEEVAAVDGALALTVASHNSLCTGHILLAGNEQQKRQFLPRLASGEVLGAWGLTEPGSGSDAAAMRTRAEETASGWVLNGSKQFITQGSVAGIYVVNARTDAAPSEEKKHLGLSAVVFEAPIQGLRIGRKEKKLGLNASDTAQLIFEDIHLPKEALLGERGKGFYDVMKVLEGGRIGIAAMAVGLGRAAMEFAAKYALEREQFGKPIAFFQAVSHKLADMATELEAARLLYLKAAELRDAGRPFGQAAAQAKLFASEAGVRACDEAIQILGGYGYIQEYPVERYWRDARLTRIGEGTSEVLKVIIAKNLLAQYR; encoded by the coding sequence ATGATTGCAGACCGCCCCAGGGACTTGTGGTTCGAGCTGGACAGCGAGGAGCGACAGATTATCGGCGCACTGCGGGACTTTTTACAGGCCGAGGTGGCCCCCACCGCCACCGAGCGTGACCAGACAGGCGCATTTCCCTTTGAGATTGTGAAAAAGCTGGGCGAGATGGGCGTGATGGGGGCCCAGGTGCCCGAGCAGTATGGCGGGGCGGGGCTCTCGACGCGTGTTTTTGCCCGCATCATTGAAGAAGTTGCAGCGGTAGACGGTGCCCTGGCCCTCACGGTGGCCTCGCACAACAGCCTTTGTACCGGGCACATTTTGCTGGCGGGCAACGAGCAGCAGAAGCGGCAGTTTCTCCCCCGGCTGGCCTCGGGCGAGGTACTGGGGGCCTGGGGCCTGACCGAACCGGGCAGCGGTTCGGACGCGGCCGCTATGCGCACCCGGGCCGAAGAGACCGCTTCGGGCTGGGTGCTGAACGGCTCCAAACAATTCATCACCCAGGGGTCGGTGGCAGGCATTTATGTGGTCAACGCCCGCACCGATGCCGCGCCCAGCGAAGAGAAAAAACACCTGGGGCTCTCGGCGGTGGTCTTCGAGGCGCCCATTCAGGGCTTGCGCATTGGGCGCAAGGAAAAAAAGCTCGGGCTCAACGCTTCCGACACCGCCCAGCTCATTTTCGAAGACATCCACCTGCCCAAAGAAGCCCTGCTGGGCGAGCGGGGCAAGGGCTTCTACGACGTGATGAAGGTACTGGAAGGGGGCCGCATCGGCATCGCTGCTATGGCGGTGGGGCTGGGGCGGGCCGCAATGGAGTTTGCGGCCAAATATGCTTTGGAGCGCGAGCAGTTTGGCAAGCCCATCGCCTTTTTCCAGGCCGTCTCGCACAAGCTGGCGGACATGGCGACCGAACTCGAGGCCGCACGCCTTTTATATCTCAAGGCCGCCGAGCTGCGCGATGCCGGCAGGCCCTTTGGTCAGGCCGCGGCCCAGGCCAAGCTATTTGCCTCGGAAGCAGGTGTGCGGGCCTGCGACGAGGCCATCCAGATTCTGGGTGGCTATGGCTACATCCAGGAGTACCCGGTGGAGCGCTACTGGCGCGACGCCCGTCTGACCCGCATCGGCGAGGGCACCAGCGAGGTCCTGAAGGTCATCATCGCCAAAAACCTGCTGGCCCAGTACAGATAG
- a CDS encoding S1 RNA-binding domain-containing protein, producing the protein MELEAGAIVEGRVTRIMEFGAFIEFPTGESGLVHISQVAHEFVKNIRDHLNEGDVVSVLVLGRDDKGRLDLSIKELTPAPVEPPRPKRLPRQAPEFENKLKSFLRGSGGFGGGGGSKKPGGGKGGRKRR; encoded by the coding sequence ATGGAGCTTGAAGCCGGTGCAATTGTAGAAGGTCGCGTCACGCGAATCATGGAGTTTGGGGCTTTTATCGAGTTTCCCACGGGAGAATCGGGGCTGGTACACATCTCGCAGGTGGCCCACGAGTTTGTCAAGAACATCCGCGATCACCTGAACGAAGGCGATGTGGTCTCGGTGCTGGTGCTGGGCCGCGACGACAAGGGCCGCCTCGACCTCTCCATCAAGGAGCTCACCCCAGCCCCCGTCGAACCCCCCCGGCCCAAGCGCTTACCCCGCCAGGCCCCCGAGTTTGAAAACAAACTCAAAAGCTTTTTGCGCGGCTCAGGTGGTTTTGGTGGCGGTGGAGGCAGCAAAAAGCCGGGCGGTGGAAAGGGTGGGCGCAAGCGCCGCTAA
- a CDS encoding enoyl-ACP reductase, which produces MVCIDLSGKKALVMGVTNEHSLGWAIAEKLHAAGAEIAFSYQGERLREKLEKLTAGRPNQRLYQVDVTDETALKAMFADLQSAWGGLDYLVHSVAFAPRPAMEGRFIDTTAADWNTALQVSAYSLVAVAREAEPLLREGGSLVTLTYYASEKVVPKYNVMGIAKAALEASVRYLAYELGKKNIRVNAVSAGAIRTVAAMSIPGFRKMVAKYNATAPLGRMITHEEVGNLGLYLLSPLSSGTTGQTVYVDAGYSIMGMSFDEEGA; this is translated from the coding sequence ATGGTCTGTATTGACTTGTCCGGCAAGAAAGCCCTGGTCATGGGCGTAACCAACGAGCACAGCCTGGGCTGGGCCATCGCCGAAAAACTGCATGCTGCTGGGGCCGAAATAGCCTTTAGCTACCAGGGGGAGAGGCTGCGGGAAAAACTCGAAAAGCTCACCGCCGGGCGCCCCAACCAGCGCCTGTATCAGGTGGACGTAACCGACGAAACCGCCCTCAAGGCCATGTTTGCCGATCTGCAGAGCGCCTGGGGAGGACTGGATTATCTAGTGCATTCGGTTGCCTTTGCCCCCCGCCCGGCCATGGAAGGGCGGTTTATTGATACCACCGCCGCTGACTGGAACACTGCCCTGCAAGTCTCGGCCTATTCGCTGGTGGCGGTGGCCCGCGAGGCCGAGCCGCTCCTGCGCGAAGGGGGCAGTCTGGTTACCCTAACCTACTACGCTTCCGAGAAGGTGGTGCCCAAATACAACGTGATGGGCATTGCCAAGGCCGCCCTGGAAGCCAGCGTACGCTACCTGGCCTACGAGCTCGGTAAGAAGAACATCCGGGTCAATGCGGTCAGCGCAGGGGCCATCCGCACCGTTGCCGCCATGAGCATCCCCGGCTTTCGCAAGATGGTGGCCAAGTACAACGCCACCGCCCCCCTGGGGCGCATGATTACCCACGAGGAGGTGGGGAACCTGGGCCTGTACCTGCTCTCTCCCCTGTCCAGCGGAACCACCGGCCAGACGGTATACGTGGATGCAGGCTACAGCATCATGGGCATGAGCTTTGATGAAGAAGGAGCCTGA
- a CDS encoding DinB family protein yields MPAAQEGLARFGDAENCLKHLERSRRELVRFVESLTDEQLFHRPGAEVWSVAEVLEHVSLVEESAGKIIRRLRKVALGEAEPFPPSSPGQTRPDGRPLAPPLTEPKGGLSRAALLERLQAVRERVLAEVAESGERLSHPPTYAHPFFGDLTALGWLQTLVYHERHHLRQIQERLGAL; encoded by the coding sequence ATGCCTGCAGCCCAGGAGGGGTTGGCTCGCTTTGGCGACGCAGAGAACTGTCTCAAGCATCTGGAACGCTCGAGGCGCGAACTGGTGCGCTTTGTGGAAAGCCTTACCGACGAGCAGCTATTTCATCGGCCCGGTGCAGAGGTCTGGAGCGTTGCCGAGGTGTTGGAACACGTTTCGCTGGTGGAAGAATCGGCGGGCAAAATTATTCGTCGCTTGCGCAAGGTGGCCCTGGGCGAGGCCGAGCCTTTCCCCCCGTCTTCCCCCGGTCAGACCCGCCCCGACGGCCGCCCCCTGGCCCCGCCCCTGACGGAGCCCAAGGGGGGGCTATCCCGTGCGGCCCTGTTGGAGCGACTACAGGCCGTGCGCGAGCGCGTGCTGGCCGAGGTAGCCGAAAGCGGGGAACGTTTGTCGCACCCCCCTACCTACGCGCACCCTTTTTTTGGCGATCTGACCGCCTTGGGCTGGCTGCAAACCCTGGTCTATCACGAGCGGCATCATTTGCGGCAAATTCAAGAACGATTGGGGGCTTTATGA
- a CDS encoding neutral zinc metallopeptidase, which translates to MKWEDLRKSQNVEDRRGRGPRMGGPAGIGIGAVILALLGGLLFGVNPADILSQLQGGPVTTAPAPQNTPANDREGQFVRSIVGDLEDTWGQMIQGYRPPQLVLFDGQVESACGYASAAVGPFYCPRDAKVYLDTSFFDQMERLARGQTSDFAKAYVIAHEVGHHIQNLLGISDKVRAQQARSSQTVANQLSVRLELQADCLAGVWGHYAQRRGLLEFGDVEGAIAAASAIGDDNLQRRSQGYVVPEAFTHGSSEQRVAWFNRGFQSGDPNRCDTFRN; encoded by the coding sequence ATGAAATGGGAAGATCTGCGCAAGAGCCAGAATGTGGAAGACCGCCGGGGACGCGGCCCCCGCATGGGGGGCCCTGCCGGCATCGGCATAGGAGCGGTGATACTGGCCTTGCTGGGTGGGTTGTTGTTTGGGGTGAACCCTGCCGATATTCTTTCCCAACTCCAGGGCGGGCCCGTGACCACCGCCCCGGCTCCCCAAAACACACCTGCCAACGACCGGGAGGGCCAGTTTGTGCGTTCCATCGTGGGCGACCTGGAAGATACCTGGGGGCAGATGATCCAGGGCTACCGGCCCCCACAACTGGTCTTGTTCGATGGCCAGGTGGAGTCGGCCTGTGGATATGCCAGCGCAGCGGTGGGGCCTTTTTACTGTCCCCGCGATGCCAAAGTGTATCTCGACACCAGCTTTTTTGATCAGATGGAGCGCCTGGCCCGGGGGCAGACCAGCGACTTTGCCAAGGCCTACGTGATTGCCCACGAGGTGGGCCACCACATCCAGAACCTGCTGGGCATATCCGACAAGGTGCGCGCTCAGCAAGCCCGCAGTAGCCAGACGGTGGCCAACCAGCTCTCGGTGCGCCTGGAGTTGCAGGCCGACTGTCTGGCCGGGGTCTGGGGCCACTACGCCCAGCGGCGCGGTTTGCTCGAGTTTGGCGATGTGGAGGGGGCCATTGCAGCGGCCAGCGCCATCGGCGACGACAACCTTCAGCGTCGTTCGCAGGGCTATGTGGTGCCGGAGGCCTTCACCCACGGTTCGTCGGAGCAGCGGGTGGCCTGGTTCAACCGGGGTTTCCAGAGCGGCGACCCCAACCGCTGCGATACCTTCCGCAACTAA